The Cytobacillus firmus genome segment ATTCATGGTCGCCTAACCAGACAGATTATGCACAGTGGGCTAATGACCAAAAACGCCGTGCACAGGAGCTGTTCACCCGATTCAAGAGCCAGGATGTCCTGGACGCCGTTGTAGCTTCATGCGCTCTTGTCGGCATGGCAGACGGCAGGCTTGATCCATCTGAGCGCCAAAAGATGGTCGAATTTGTAAACAGCAGCCAGGAATTAAAAGTATTTGATACCCAAAAGGTGATACAGCAATTCAATATGTTCGTCCAGCGGATTGAGATGGACCCGATCATCGGCCGGGCCGAAGCCTTCAAAGCAGTTGGCCGGGTAAGAAATAAACCTGAGATTGCACGTCTCGTTGCCCGTTATTGCATCGCTATTGGTTATGCTGATGGGAATTTTGATCAAAATGAAAAACAGACTGTTACAGAAATCTGCATGGAACTCGGATTAAATCCGCATGAATTTCTATCCTGATTTTTTCTAAGCTCTGCCATAATGCGGCAGAGCTTTTTTTGCATTTATTCCCTCCACCTCCTGAATATGCCGCATACAAAGGACACATGCGGGTATACTCAAAAAGATAAGAGGTCTGTTATTTTAAAAGGAGGTAATATTTTTGAAGGAAAGTTCATCAACTGAACGCTATATGCCCATGACTTCCTCCACGAGCGGAATGATTGTAAATGAAGCAGATGGAGTTTACTGCCTGACAGTTCAGATTGTTAATGTTTGTTTTGTGAGAATATCAGAAAAGCCCGGCGACTGGGTTCTGGTTGACGCAGGCATGCCAAAATCTGCAGAGAAAATCATGGATGCCGCCGAAGAACTTTTTGGAGAAAACGCCAGACCGAAGGCCATTATTCTTACACATGGCCACTTTGACCATGTTGGTGCAATTATTGACTTGGTTGAGCGCTGGCAGGTTCCGGTATACGCTCATTCTCTGGAAATGCCATTTTTAACGGGACAGCAGGATTACCCAAAACCTGACGCAAGTGTTGAAGGAGGACTTGTTGCAAAGATGTCCCCCACTTTTCCCCATGAAGGAATCGATCTCGGAACCCATATACAGCCTTTGCCTGACGACGGAAATGTTCCCCATATGGAAGGATGGAAATGGATCCACACACCAGGTCATACTCCTGGCCATGTTTCCTTGTTCAGGGAATCGGATCGTGTGCTGATTGCAGGTGATGCTTTCGTTACAGTGAAACAGGAATCCTTATACAGCGTGCTCACCCAGGAACAGGAAATCAGCGGCCCGCCCCGCTATCTGACGACAGATTGGGATGCGGCCCGGACATCCGTACAGAAACTTGAAGCTCTTCAGCCGGATGTCGCCATCACAGGACATGGCATTCCCATGGCTGCCACTGTATTAAGAGAAAGCCTCACCCGACTTGTGAATGATTTTGATGAAATTGCCATTCCCGACCACGGAAAATATGTAGACGGGGAACGCTAGATAAAAAGCAAGGTCCAGCAATATGACTGGATCTTGCTTTTTTGATGTTTAAAACACTTAAATAAAGGAAGAGTATAAAAAACGAATTTTAATAGTTCAGGAGGTTCATATATGCATCTTGAAAATTTTACAGGAAAAAAGATTCAAATAAAATTCAAGAACTTTCCAAATGATCTCGTCGGCTCCATTACAGGCATTTTTCAGCCTGATGAGTGGTACCTTGTTAAACTGATCAAAACAGAAAACATGGGAATCTGGGTCGAGAACCCTTGCTTCAAGCGAACAATGGTGCAAAAAGAAGACGGAACCAACATTCCGGAAGAACAGCAAAAAGAAGAAGATTGCGTCACCCATTTTCTGATCCGCTGGGATTACATCAGCTCTGTCATTACCTTCCCGGACAAGACGACCCTCGGTGTTGATAAGAAAGCCAAATTAATAGGTTTTCAGCCCTCTTAATAGATAGATGTTCCCCGGTGCCTAACACCCGGGGGATTTTTTATTAGAAAAGTTCCCCTTTATAGACTATGATATATTTACCGACTTTTCAAAAAATAATACGGAGGCATACACATGACAAAAAGAACCTGTATCATTACACATGCTCTGGAACCCTCACAGCTTGAAAAAATAAAAGAAATCATTCCCGATTGGGAGCTCATTTCCGGCAAGGATTCCGCAAACTGGCAAAATGAAATGAAAAAAGCCGAAATCATCGCCGGCTGGAAAAAGGAGCTTAAAGAGATGGTTCTCGAGGGGACAGCAAACTCCGCTGGTTCCAATCCTGGAGTGCAGGTGTCGATTCCCTCCCCCTGGCAGAAATGGAATCACAGGACATCCAGATTACGAGCGCCAATGGTGTACATGCCAACCCTATTTCTGAAACCATTTTCGCTCTCATGCTCGGGCTCACCCGCAAAATCCATACATATGTAAAAAATCAGCAAGCAAAAGTATGGCACCATTCCGGATTAAAACTCGAAATACATAATAAAACCATCGGACTGATTGGCACAGGAGCCATCGGAAAAGAAACGGCCAGGATTGCCAAAGGATTCGGCATGAAGGTGATCGGAGTCCGCCACTCCGGAAGCCCTGAAGAATATTTTGATGAAATGTATATGTCCGGACAGCTGAACGATGTGCTTCCTCAATGTGACTATGTTGTGGTCACCCTTCCGCTTACACAGGAAACCCGGCAGCTATTCGGCGCCGAACAGTTTTCCCTCATGAA includes the following:
- a CDS encoding MBL fold metallo-hydrolase; protein product: MPMTSSTSGMIVNEADGVYCLTVQIVNVCFVRISEKPGDWVLVDAGMPKSAEKIMDAAEELFGENARPKAIILTHGHFDHVGAIIDLVERWQVPVYAHSLEMPFLTGQQDYPKPDASVEGGLVAKMSPTFPHEGIDLGTHIQPLPDDGNVPHMEGWKWIHTPGHTPGHVSLFRESDRVLIAGDAFVTVKQESLYSVLTQEQEISGPPRYLTTDWDAARTSVQKLEALQPDVAITGHGIPMAATVLRESLTRLVNDFDEIAIPDHGKYVDGER